A window of the Calditrichia bacterium genome harbors these coding sequences:
- a CDS encoding S9 family peptidase — MKWLSTVILVISVSCAALFGQKKVLDHDAYDIWNQIKEKDISPNGKWVMYVTGPEDGDNVLHIRNVEDDTYYSALRASGAEFSYNSRFAIAKISPAKETVKAAKKAKKKKDEMPKDSLLIVDLSDGSKTVINDVKSWRLPEKNGQWLAYLLEEMPEPKDTTAADSVKPEPKKEKKKEPKTDGKKDKKKKSDGNVLALRKLEDGSEWRYEHVTDYTIAKTGVTLAFATSSKDSSADGMFVVLTASGERIPVQTGAGDYKQIVLDESGEQLGFLSNRNDYAADQPAYALYYWSFDGDKPRNLATSGNAAFPENWWISEYGKLSFSKNGKRLFFGTAPKPAPEPEEKTPEDEDVNVDIWHWQDPELMTVQLANVEKDRKKSYLAMADIDKKRVVQLATESLPDIEIAAEGDADVAIGRTNVPYQLEISWDYPEYYDVYWLDLKKNTRQLVVEKLQSEAQISPAGNYLFWWNRADSSWQVYDVKRKQINNLTKQIPQAFFYEKHDWPYLPDSYGFAGWTEDDRQFLIYDQFDIWACDPAGKNSPVNVTDGIGRQRDLQLRYVKLDREAQFIPSDMPLLLSAFNQTDKSEGFFRDTLKGTSSPIELVMMPKNFSRPVKAKLDEQLLFTRESFQEFPDVWVSNANFSDMKQVSDVNPQQSEYNWGTIELINWRSLDGEQLNGLLIKPEDFDGSKKYPMLVYFYEKSSDNLNRHVAPAPHRSIINFTFYASRGYVIFVPDIPYETGYPGESAVEAVLPGVTHLIEQGFVDAENIGVQGHSWGGYQIAYLVTRTNIFKAAEAGAPVSNMFSAYGGIRWQTGLSRMFQYEHTQSRIGGTIWDYPLRYIENSPIFWVDKIQTPLLIMHNDHDGHVPWYQGIELFVALRRLGKPAWLINYNDEPHWPVKYHKKRDWQIRLQQYFDHFLKGAPAPEWLENGVPALEKGRNLGLEPVKK, encoded by the coding sequence ATGAAATGGTTGTCAACCGTAATTCTGGTGATTTCTGTTAGCTGTGCAGCACTTTTTGGGCAAAAAAAAGTGCTTGATCACGATGCGTACGACATCTGGAATCAGATCAAAGAAAAGGATATTTCTCCCAATGGAAAATGGGTGATGTACGTAACCGGACCGGAAGACGGTGATAATGTACTGCATATTCGCAATGTTGAGGATGACACGTATTACAGCGCTTTACGGGCTTCTGGCGCAGAATTTAGCTATAATTCCCGCTTTGCGATCGCCAAAATCAGCCCTGCTAAAGAAACGGTGAAAGCCGCCAAAAAAGCAAAGAAAAAGAAGGATGAAATGCCCAAAGATTCTTTGCTGATTGTGGATTTATCGGACGGCAGCAAAACGGTGATCAACGATGTGAAATCGTGGCGACTGCCCGAAAAAAATGGACAGTGGCTGGCATATTTATTAGAGGAAATGCCGGAGCCGAAAGACACAACTGCTGCAGATTCGGTAAAACCCGAGCCGAAAAAAGAGAAAAAAAAGGAACCCAAAACTGACGGCAAAAAGGATAAAAAGAAAAAATCAGACGGAAATGTTTTGGCGTTGCGCAAACTGGAAGATGGCAGCGAGTGGCGATACGAACACGTGACCGATTACACCATTGCGAAAACCGGTGTAACGCTGGCATTCGCAACATCCAGTAAAGACAGCAGCGCGGATGGCATGTTTGTCGTTCTGACCGCCAGCGGCGAACGGATTCCGGTGCAAACCGGCGCAGGTGATTACAAACAAATTGTGCTGGATGAATCCGGTGAGCAGCTCGGGTTTTTGTCGAATCGTAATGATTATGCCGCCGATCAGCCAGCGTATGCGTTGTATTACTGGTCGTTTGATGGCGATAAGCCGCGTAATTTGGCGACATCTGGAAACGCGGCGTTTCCTGAAAACTGGTGGATCAGCGAGTATGGAAAATTATCATTTTCCAAAAATGGCAAACGGTTGTTTTTCGGAACTGCGCCAAAACCGGCACCAGAGCCTGAGGAAAAAACGCCCGAAGATGAAGATGTGAACGTCGATATCTGGCATTGGCAAGATCCGGAGTTGATGACGGTTCAATTGGCAAATGTGGAAAAAGATCGCAAAAAAAGCTATCTGGCGATGGCGGATATCGATAAAAAACGGGTTGTCCAGTTGGCAACCGAATCGCTGCCCGATATCGAAATTGCCGCGGAAGGCGATGCCGATGTAGCCATCGGTCGCACAAATGTGCCCTATCAACTGGAAATTTCCTGGGATTATCCGGAATATTACGATGTTTATTGGCTCGATCTCAAAAAAAATACGCGTCAACTGGTTGTGGAAAAATTGCAATCCGAAGCGCAAATTTCACCGGCAGGAAATTATTTGTTTTGGTGGAATCGCGCCGATTCCAGTTGGCAGGTTTATGATGTTAAACGCAAACAAATCAACAATTTAACGAAACAAATTCCACAGGCATTTTTTTACGAAAAACACGATTGGCCGTATCTGCCGGATAGCTACGGATTCGCCGGCTGGACCGAAGATGATCGCCAATTTTTAATTTACGATCAATTTGATATCTGGGCGTGTGATCCTGCCGGTAAAAATTCGCCGGTAAACGTAACTGATGGCATCGGACGTCAGCGCGATTTGCAATTGCGCTATGTAAAACTGGATCGCGAAGCGCAATTTATTCCATCGGACATGCCACTGCTGCTTTCAGCATTTAATCAGACCGATAAATCTGAAGGGTTTTTCAGGGATACTCTTAAGGGCACATCTTCGCCGATCGAATTGGTGATGATGCCCAAAAATTTTTCCCGCCCCGTGAAAGCCAAACTCGACGAGCAATTGCTATTTACCCGCGAAAGTTTTCAGGAATTCCCCGATGTTTGGGTCAGCAACGCCAATTTTTCTGATATGAAACAGGTTAGCGATGTCAACCCGCAACAATCGGAATACAACTGGGGCACAATTGAGCTGATCAACTGGCGTTCGCTCGATGGCGAGCAGTTGAACGGACTGCTCATCAAACCGGAGGATTTCGACGGCAGCAAAAAATACCCGATGCTGGTGTATTTTTACGAAAAAAGTTCAGACAATCTCAACCGGCATGTTGCCCCGGCGCCGCATCGATCGATCATCAATTTTACATTTTATGCCAGCCGTGGGTATGTCATTTTTGTGCCGGATATTCCATATGAAACCGGATATCCCGGCGAAAGCGCAGTCGAAGCGGTGCTGCCCGGTGTCACCCATCTCATCGAACAGGGCTTTGTGGATGCAGAAAATATCGGCGTTCAGGGGCACAGTTGGGGTGGATATCAGATCGCTTATCTGGTGACGCGAACCAATATTTTTAAAGCGGCAGAAGCGGGCGCGCCGGTGTCCAATATGTTTAGTGCGTACGGCGGGATTCGCTGGCAAACAGGGCTCAGCCGGATGTTCCAGTATGAGCACACCCAAAGCCGCATTGGCGGCACAATTTGGGATTATCCGCTGCGCTACATCGAAAATTCCCCGATTTTTTGGGTCGATAAAATTCAAACGCCATTGCTGATCATGCACAACGATCATGACGGGCATGTGCCGTGGTATCAGGGCATCGAGTTGTTTGTGGCGTTGCGGCGGCTTGGCAAACCGGCGTGGCTGATTAACTATAACGATGAACCGCATTGGCCGGTGAAATATCACAAAAAACGTGATTGGCAAATTCGTCTGCAACAATATTTCGATCACTTTTTGAAAGGTGCACCGGCACCGGAATGGTTGGAAAATGGCGTTCCGGCGTTGGAAAAAGGGCGTAATTTGGGGTTGGAGCCAGTAAAAAAGTAG
- the maf gene encoding septum formation protein Maf, with protein sequence MKNRRIILASQSPRRVEMLRNLGLRFEIVPADVDENPESFRDAADFAMQNAREKAVWVAEREPADLVIAADTIVVQNGEILGKPVNAADAEMMLRKLSGKTHQVISAICLKTPDREITDFESTDVTFISLSDQEIGAYLATGESMDKAGGYGIQGFAAPFISGINGCYPNVVGFPIALFYKHLRTLNFK encoded by the coding sequence TTGAAAAACCGGCGGATTATTTTGGCGAGCCAATCGCCCCGCCGGGTTGAAATGTTGCGGAATCTCGGTTTGCGGTTTGAAATCGTTCCGGCGGATGTGGACGAAAATCCCGAATCCTTTCGCGATGCAGCGGATTTTGCCATGCAAAATGCCCGGGAAAAAGCGGTTTGGGTAGCAGAACGCGAACCGGCGGATTTGGTGATTGCTGCCGATACAATAGTTGTTCAAAACGGGGAGATTTTGGGAAAGCCGGTAAATGCCGCCGATGCGGAAATGATGCTCCGCAAACTCAGCGGAAAAACCCATCAGGTGATTTCAGCTATTTGCCTCAAAACACCGGATCGGGAAATCACCGATTTTGAGTCTACCGATGTGACATTTATTTCGCTGTCGGATCAGGAAATTGGTGCATATCTGGCAACCGGGGAATCGATGGATAAGGCGGGTGGATACGGCATTCAAGGTTTTGCTGCGCCGTTTATTTCCGGAATAAACGGCTGTTATCCGAATGTGGTTGGATTTCCTATCGCGTTGTTTTACAAACACTTACGAACGTTGAATTTCAAATAA
- a CDS encoding rhodanese-like domain-containing protein yields the protein MKYLVNGLLIAVLITAFSCENQSASEQSAAAAKAEQTLNSPAVNVINVTEAQQKIELNPDVVVIDVRTKAEYDSETGHVINSHLMPVQEIEQWSTEITEWKDKEVILICRSGNRSGIAGDYLRAKGFSKLYNVAGGMNSWNKEQLPVAKTGQ from the coding sequence ATGAAATATTTGGTAAATGGATTGTTGATTGCAGTGTTAATTACAGCTTTTTCATGCGAAAACCAATCCGCATCGGAACAATCGGCTGCGGCAGCAAAAGCAGAACAGACGCTCAACTCCCCGGCTGTGAACGTAATAAACGTAACCGAAGCGCAGCAAAAAATTGAACTCAATCCGGATGTTGTGGTGATTGATGTGCGGACCAAAGCAGAATACGACAGCGAAACCGGACACGTCATAAACTCGCATCTCATGCCGGTTCAGGAGATAGAGCAATGGTCAACCGAAATTACCGAATGGAAAGATAAAGAAGTGATCCTGATTTGCAGGAGTGGTAATCGCAGCGGTATTGCCGGTGATTATTTGCGGGCAAAAGGATTTAGCAAATTATACAATGTTGCCGGCGGCATGAATTCCTGGAATAAGGAACAACTGCCCGTTGCAAAAACCGGGCAATAA
- the hflX gene encoding GTPase HflX translates to MSEHILYQEPEKAILAGIVLPRDRRWEVEENLMELRQLATTSGVVVVDQVLQERQQYHPAHFLGSGKVDELHDLVKMHKVETVIFDADLSPAQVRNLEKNLQAKIIDRSTLILDIFAKHARTRTAKTQVELAQLQYLLPRLTRQWTHLSRQVGGVGTKGPGETQLETDRRLIRTRIDHLRRDLEKIDRQRQTRRQGRQNMFRASLIGYTNVGKSTIMNLLSGADVLVEDQLFATLDPTVRQVQLNKEHTILLSDTVGFIRKLPHHLVESFKSTLDEAVEADLLLHVVDVGHPSFHEQIDAVNQVLESIKAHDKPTLTVFNKIDKIEEKAQLEVLRKQYPDSVFISATRHIRTETLIDALVKFIENTFVETSIRIPLHHSRLVHTIHEMAVVDQEKYEEDGIHLRFRSDQTVRDRLLQHINKTVSTDINGVDG, encoded by the coding sequence TTGAGTGAACATATTTTGTATCAAGAGCCGGAAAAAGCGATTCTGGCTGGTATTGTTTTACCCCGTGACAGACGGTGGGAAGTTGAAGAAAACCTGATGGAATTACGACAGTTGGCGACGACTTCCGGTGTTGTGGTTGTAGATCAAGTGTTGCAGGAACGCCAGCAATATCACCCCGCACATTTTCTCGGTAGCGGCAAGGTGGATGAGCTTCACGATTTGGTAAAGATGCACAAAGTTGAAACCGTAATTTTTGATGCCGACCTTTCTCCCGCACAAGTGCGAAACCTCGAAAAAAATCTGCAGGCGAAAATTATCGATCGAAGCACTTTAATTCTCGATATTTTTGCCAAACATGCCCGGACACGAACTGCAAAAACGCAAGTGGAACTTGCGCAATTGCAATACTTGCTACCTCGACTTACCCGACAATGGACACACCTTTCCCGGCAAGTTGGCGGTGTCGGCACCAAAGGACCCGGCGAAACCCAGTTGGAAACCGACCGTCGATTGATTCGTACCCGGATTGATCATCTCCGTCGTGATCTGGAAAAAATCGATCGCCAACGCCAAACACGTCGACAGGGGCGCCAAAATATGTTTCGCGCATCGCTGATCGGTTACACAAACGTTGGTAAATCAACCATCATGAATTTGCTTTCGGGTGCTGATGTACTGGTCGAAGACCAGCTGTTTGCAACGCTCGATCCAACCGTTCGGCAGGTGCAACTTAACAAAGAACATACCATATTACTCAGCGATACCGTCGGCTTTATCCGCAAATTGCCTCACCATTTGGTGGAGTCGTTTAAAAGCACGCTGGACGAAGCCGTGGAAGCGGATCTCCTTTTGCATGTGGTTGATGTTGGGCATCCCTCGTTTCATGAGCAGATTGACGCAGTAAACCAGGTTTTGGAAAGCATAAAAGCGCATGACAAACCGACGCTAACCGTATTCAATAAAATTGATAAAATTGAAGAAAAAGCCCAACTGGAAGTGTTGCGAAAACAATATCCGGACAGTGTTTTTATCAGCGCAACCCGGCATATTCGCACGGAAACGCTGATTGACGCACTCGTAAAATTCATCGAAAATACGTTTGTTGAAACGAGCATCCGGATACCGTTACATCATTCCCGGCTGGTGCATACCATCCACGAAATGGCAGTTGTCGATCAGGAAAAATACGAGGAAGACGGCATACACCTGCGTTTCAGATCAGACCAAACTGTTCGTGACCGGTTGTTGCAGCACATCAACAAAACCGTTTCTACTGATATCAACGGTGTCGATGGTTGA
- a CDS encoding cold-shock protein, protein MSDRVTGVVKWFNDSKGYGFISTEDGEDVFVHYASIRENGGFRSLSEGQRVEFTKTKDQKGVKAQDVVTL, encoded by the coding sequence ATGTCTGATCGCGTAACTGGCGTGGTTAAATGGTTCAACGATAGCAAAGGCTATGGTTTTATTTCAACAGAAGATGGTGAAGATGTATTTGTTCACTATGCATCCATTCGTGAAAACGGCGGTTTCCGCTCTTTGTCGGAAGGCCAACGTGTTGAATTTACGAAAACAAAAGATCAAAAAGGTGTCAAAGCACAAGATGTTGTAACCTTGTAA
- a CDS encoding methylglyoxal synthase → MKAIKNLALVAHDNRKKDLIEWVEWNYEMLLNHNLICTGTTGKMIEAAIQDKLTSEGRRDQVKAITKLKSGPLGGDQQLGALITEGKVDILIFFWDPMEPQPHDVDVKALLRISVVYNIPIACNRSSADFLISSHLINEKYEPKLKDYSGYISRKVL, encoded by the coding sequence ATGAAAGCGATTAAAAATCTGGCTTTAGTGGCTCACGACAATCGGAAAAAGGACTTGATCGAGTGGGTTGAGTGGAATTATGAAATGTTGCTGAACCACAATTTGATTTGTACCGGAACAACCGGCAAAATGATTGAAGCTGCAATTCAGGATAAGCTGACCAGCGAAGGTCGAAGGGATCAGGTGAAAGCAATTACCAAGCTCAAATCCGGACCGCTTGGCGGCGATCAGCAATTGGGTGCGTTGATCACCGAAGGCAAAGTGGATATCCTGATTTTCTTTTGGGACCCGATGGAACCGCAGCCGCACGATGTAGATGTAAAAGCATTATTGCGCATCTCTGTGGTTTATAATATTCCGATTGCCTGTAACCGTTCTTCTGCGGATTTTTTGATTTCGTCGCACTTAATTAATGAAAAATACGAGCCGAAATTAAAAGATTATTCCGGATATATTTCCCGTAAGGTTTTGTGA
- the bla gene encoding subclass B1 metallo-beta-lactamase has translation MKMIANFIVYVLLSVQLFAQETDKTIVISDDLKIIRLSENALIHDSMMQVEGWGNVSCNGLIYINNGECYLFDTPANDSLSNVLINWLENVEKVRIKGVVVNHYHDDCLGGLAAFHKRGIPSYANIRTLKLAANENNVIPQIGFDQKLVIQLGDKEIVCEYFGEAHTTDNIVAWFPNDRLIFGGCMIKSLNAGKGNLNNANTLEWPSTIRKVKKTFTDVQTVVPGHGKYGAVDLLDYTIQMFEK, from the coding sequence ATGAAAATGATTGCGAACTTTATTGTTTACGTGTTGTTATCGGTGCAATTATTTGCTCAGGAGACTGATAAAACAATAGTTATTTCTGATGATCTGAAAATCATCCGGTTGTCAGAAAATGCCCTCATTCACGATTCGATGATGCAGGTGGAAGGTTGGGGAAATGTTAGCTGCAACGGATTAATTTATATCAACAACGGCGAGTGTTATCTGTTTGACACGCCGGCGAATGATTCGTTGTCTAACGTCCTCATCAATTGGTTGGAAAATGTGGAAAAGGTGCGTATCAAAGGCGTTGTAGTGAATCATTATCACGACGATTGTTTGGGTGGACTTGCCGCGTTCCACAAACGCGGTATTCCTTCGTATGCGAACATCCGCACGCTCAAACTGGCAGCAAATGAAAATAATGTGATTCCCCAAATCGGATTTGATCAAAAATTGGTCATTCAATTGGGTGATAAAGAAATTGTTTGTGAATATTTCGGAGAAGCGCACACTACCGATAACATTGTTGCATGGTTTCCGAATGACCGGTTGATTTTTGGCGGCTGCATGATTAAATCATTAAACGCTGGCAAAGGAAATTTGAATAATGCCAATACGTTGGAATGGCCATCGACGATCAGAAAAGTGAAAAAAACATTTACGGATGTGCAAACCGTAGTGCCGGGGCACGGCAAATACGGCGCTGTTGATTTGTTGGATTACACCATTCAAATGTTCGAAAAGTAA
- a CDS encoding NAD(P)-binding domain-containing protein, producing MRIAIIGSGNVGGALARGWAKVDHDIILGVRNANSEKIKSLTEFSKKISVVSISEAIESAKIVVFSTPPDVAISIAEANPALLGKIVIDATNSVFKKPLPYTTAFEGIKDKSGCKSIVKCFNSTGYENINNPVYGQVGIDMFVAGDDSMAKSVARQLAKELGFAECYDFGGDDKIELLEQFAFVWINMGILQKHGRDMAFKVLKRH from the coding sequence ATGAGAATAGCAATCATTGGCTCAGGAAATGTTGGCGGGGCATTAGCGAGAGGCTGGGCAAAGGTTGATCACGACATCATTTTGGGCGTTCGCAACGCAAATTCAGAGAAAATAAAATCCCTCACCGAGTTTTCAAAAAAAATATCGGTGGTAAGCATTTCCGAAGCGATTGAATCTGCAAAAATTGTCGTTTTTTCAACACCGCCGGATGTTGCTATATCAATAGCAGAGGCAAATCCGGCACTTTTGGGTAAAATTGTTATCGATGCAACAAATTCCGTATTCAAAAAGCCGTTGCCTTATACCACTGCGTTTGAAGGCATCAAAGATAAAAGTGGGTGCAAATCTATCGTAAAATGTTTTAATTCAACAGGTTATGAGAATATCAACAATCCAGTTTATGGTCAAGTTGGAATTGACATGTTTGTCGCAGGAGATGATTCAATGGCAAAAAGCGTCGCGAGGCAATTGGCAAAGGAATTGGGTTTTGCAGAATGTTACGATTTTGGTGGTGATGACAAAATTGAATTGCTCGAGCAGTTTGCGTTTGTCTGGATAAACATGGGTATTTTACAAAAACATGGACGCGATATGGCGTTTAAGGTATTGAAAAGGCATTAA
- a CDS encoding type 1 glutamine amidotransferase domain-containing protein: MSTNIDVLDPEQPKKILMIAANPAISLQTGWPVGFWAAELTHPYYEFVENGYQVEIASPDGGKLEIDSFSDPRHESGYSANDLISMGFLHTPALANLLENTKSIDDVDIATYDAIFLVGGQSPMISFIDNTKLHTYIANFYESGKLVAIVCHATCVLLKIRLSNGNLLVDSKTWTGFADSEEEYADQIVGQKIQPFWIESSAKKLPNTNFITGGRFKSFAIRDGRLITGQQQFSGKAAAKLVIEALGI; this comes from the coding sequence ATGAGCACAAATATAGATGTTTTGGATCCGGAACAGCCGAAAAAAATTTTGATGATTGCCGCAAATCCAGCAATCTCTTTACAAACGGGTTGGCCGGTTGGGTTTTGGGCAGCTGAGTTAACCCATCCGTATTATGAATTTGTTGAAAACGGATATCAGGTAGAAATTGCCAGTCCGGACGGCGGCAAACTGGAAATTGACAGCTTCAGCGATCCACGGCACGAAAGCGGTTATTCAGCAAACGATTTAATTAGTATGGGTTTTTTGCACACTCCGGCATTAGCGAATTTGTTGGAAAATACCAAAAGCATCGATGATGTGGATATTGCAACATATGATGCAATATTTTTGGTGGGTGGGCAATCGCCGATGATCTCATTTATCGACAACACAAAACTTCACACATATATTGCCAATTTTTACGAAAGTGGGAAACTGGTTGCTATCGTTTGTCATGCAACATGTGTTTTGCTAAAAATCCGTTTAAGCAATGGAAATTTATTGGTTGATAGCAAAACCTGGACCGGGTTTGCAGATTCTGAAGAGGAATATGCCGACCAAATTGTTGGTCAAAAAATACAACCCTTCTGGATTGAGTCTTCTGCGAAAAAGCTGCCGAATACCAACTTTATCACAGGTGGTCGCTTCAAATCGTTTGCGATTCGTGATGGGCGATTAATTACCGGTCAACAACAGTTCTCCGGGAAAGCTGCGGCAAAATTGGTCATCGAAGCACTAGGAATTTAA
- a CDS encoding helix-turn-helix transcriptional regulator, giving the protein MPQFEFKDKSYNNPVELALDVIGGKWKMPIIWRLKDKPWRYGELKRNLGKITHKMLTEQLRELERDELVFRKVFEVVPPKVEYSLTEKGFTTIPVIEHLREWGRAYRDDKL; this is encoded by the coding sequence ATGCCACAATTTGAATTCAAGGATAAGAGCTACAACAACCCGGTAGAATTGGCGCTGGATGTAATCGGCGGTAAATGGAAGATGCCAATAATTTGGCGGTTGAAAGACAAGCCATGGCGATATGGTGAATTAAAACGCAATTTGGGAAAGATTACCCATAAAATGCTAACTGAACAACTTCGCGAGTTGGAGCGGGACGAACTTGTTTTTCGGAAAGTATTTGAGGTAGTGCCACCCAAAGTAGAGTATTCTCTAACGGAAAAAGGATTTACAACAATTCCGGTTATCGAACATTTGAGAGAGTGGGGAAGGGCATACCGGGATGACAAGCTGTGA
- the msrB gene encoding peptide-methionine (R)-S-oxide reductase MsrB — protein sequence MKSLFFATILACGLILPGLFFACNGNESMSEANSRNVADNQLSDNENYEKATFAGGCFWCMEAPFEKIVGVKSVISGYAGGEKPNPSYDEVSSGQTKYRESVQITFDPEQISYEKLLSIYWMQFDPTDAGGSFYDRGHQYTSAVFYHDAKQKELAEKSKTELAASNRFDKPIVTPIIEFTNFYPAEDYHQDYYKKNPGHYQRYRKGSGRDAFIKKHWGDKKMSSNSKYSKPSDDVLREKLTKLQYYVTQEDGTEPSFNNEYWDNKKEGIYVDVVSGEPLFSSTDKYKSGTGWPSFVRPIDPEFIIEKTDFKLLYPRTEVRSKYGNSHLGHVFEDGPEPTGLRYCINSAALRFIPKEELASQGYGEYLKLFEKIN from the coding sequence ATGAAATCACTATTTTTTGCAACCATATTGGCTTGTGGATTGATTTTGCCCGGGCTGTTTTTTGCCTGTAACGGAAACGAATCCATGAGTGAAGCGAACTCACGCAATGTCGCGGATAATCAATTATCTGATAACGAAAATTACGAAAAAGCAACATTTGCAGGCGGTTGTTTTTGGTGCATGGAAGCTCCGTTTGAAAAAATTGTCGGTGTAAAATCCGTAATTTCTGGATATGCGGGTGGTGAAAAACCAAACCCGAGTTACGATGAAGTTTCCTCCGGACAGACAAAATATCGCGAATCGGTGCAGATAACTTTCGATCCGGAACAGATATCATACGAGAAATTGCTCAGCATTTATTGGATGCAATTTGATCCAACCGATGCCGGCGGTTCATTTTATGATCGCGGGCACCAATACACATCAGCCGTATTTTATCATGATGCAAAACAAAAGGAATTGGCAGAAAAATCGAAAACGGAACTGGCTGCATCAAATCGGTTCGACAAGCCAATAGTTACGCCAATCATCGAGTTCACCAATTTTTATCCGGCAGAGGATTATCACCAAGATTATTACAAAAAAAATCCCGGGCATTACCAGCGTTATCGCAAAGGTTCCGGTCGCGATGCATTTATAAAAAAACATTGGGGTGATAAAAAAATGAGTTCGAATAGCAAATATAGCAAACCATCCGATGACGTTTTGCGGGAAAAACTCACCAAACTTCAATATTATGTGACGCAGGAGGATGGCACAGAACCATCGTTCAATAATGAATATTGGGACAATAAAAAAGAAGGTATTTACGTAGATGTGGTTTCCGGTGAGCCGTTGTTCAGCTCAACCGATAAATACAAATCCGGCACCGGTTGGCCCAGCTTTGTGCGCCCGATTGATCCTGAATTTATCATCGAGAAAACAGATTTTAAACTGCTTTATCCCCGAACCGAAGTTCGCAGCAAATACGGCAATTCCCATTTGGGGCACGTTTTCGAAGATGGTCCTGAACCCACCGGATTGCGATATTGCATCAATTCTGCGGCATTGCGATTCATCCCGAAAGAAGAATTAGCAAGCCAGGGTTATGGCGAGTATCTAAAATTGTTCGAAAAAATAAATTAA
- a CDS encoding DUF3565 domain-containing protein: MIQKIVGFHTDQVGDWVADLSCGHTRHLRHNPPWQNRNWILSEGERVKVIGMEIDCTECDIVAAAGGKKSAKQITGEQKERRIAEAIKAECLRTAIESYTFAKMSGMCQEGAWEFAVDALKSMDVTAVLEELP, translated from the coding sequence ATGATACAAAAAATAGTTGGGTTTCACACAGACCAGGTTGGCGATTGGGTAGCGGATTTGAGCTGCGGTCATACCCGGCACTTGCGGCATAATCCGCCATGGCAAAATCGCAACTGGATATTATCTGAAGGGGAGCGGGTAAAAGTTATCGGAATGGAGATCGATTGCACGGAATGCGATATCGTTGCGGCAGCCGGCGGTAAAAAATCTGCGAAGCAGATTACCGGTGAGCAAAAGGAACGCCGCATTGCTGAGGCGATTAAAGCGGAGTGCTTACGCACTGCAATTGAATCGTACACCTTTGCCAAAATGAGCGGCATGTGTCAGGAAGGCGCATGGGAATTTGCTGTTGACGCACTAAAAAGCATGGATGTGACCGCTGTTTTGGAAGAGTTGCCCTGA